A single Caldalkalibacillus salinus DNA region contains:
- a CDS encoding MFS transporter — MDKWKKNLVILCVGQFIFMASMSQIIPFLPLYLQDLGLSDPEEVSRWSGLIFGAQFLTAFLISPIWGKIADQYGRKMMLIRSGIGMAIVTTLMGFATSPMQLLLLRLLNGTISGFIPAAIALTATNTPKARTGYALGILQSSAVAGSICGPLMGGVLAEFLGFSTIFMYTGIFIFIATLIVIFFVHETFERKTSQEKTSFKQDFKLIIARKPILSLFIIATLVQLAMLGTLPLIPLYVQELRDSEQYLAFFAGLAGAVMGLANMLAAPKLGKIGDRYGSQFVLFFATLGAAVMTLPQAFVSSLWQLIAMRFLVGLCMGGMLPSIHALLRHYAPEGMESRTYSYSNSAIFLGNLIGPITGGFLASLFGLSSIFIYATILLVISALWVKWTVIHHMNQTSDTKQITTTSQNTNNPSV; from the coding sequence TTGGACAAGTGGAAAAAGAATCTTGTCATTCTGTGTGTCGGACAATTCATTTTCATGGCTTCTATGAGTCAGATTATCCCGTTCCTACCCTTATACTTACAAGATTTAGGGTTGAGCGATCCCGAAGAGGTTAGTCGGTGGTCGGGACTCATCTTTGGGGCGCAGTTTCTTACTGCGTTTCTAATCTCTCCTATATGGGGAAAGATAGCGGATCAATATGGTCGCAAAATGATGCTGATACGTTCTGGTATCGGTATGGCCATCGTCACAACTCTAATGGGGTTTGCGACAAGTCCCATGCAGCTGCTTTTACTTAGACTGCTTAATGGAACCATTTCTGGTTTCATTCCGGCAGCTATCGCTTTAACGGCGACTAATACACCTAAAGCAAGAACGGGTTACGCCTTGGGCATTCTACAGTCTAGTGCTGTTGCCGGCTCTATATGCGGTCCCTTAATGGGGGGTGTACTGGCTGAGTTCCTCGGCTTTAGTACCATTTTCATGTATACCGGCATTTTTATTTTTATTGCTACATTAATTGTCATCTTTTTCGTCCATGAGACATTTGAAAGAAAAACGTCACAAGAAAAAACGAGTTTCAAGCAAGACTTTAAACTTATTATTGCTAGAAAACCGATACTGTCCCTCTTCATCATTGCCACTTTGGTACAGTTAGCAATGCTTGGAACGCTACCACTCATTCCATTATATGTACAGGAGTTAAGAGATTCTGAACAGTACCTGGCCTTTTTTGCTGGTTTAGCGGGGGCTGTCATGGGATTAGCTAATATGCTAGCTGCACCCAAGCTCGGTAAAATAGGAGACCGATATGGCTCTCAGTTCGTCCTCTTCTTTGCCACGCTTGGCGCTGCTGTTATGACCTTACCACAAGCATTCGTGTCGAGCTTATGGCAGCTCATTGCGATGAGGTTCCTCGTCGGTCTATGTATGGGTGGCATGTTACCTTCCATACACGCCTTACTACGTCATTATGCACCTGAAGGTATGGAAAGTCGGACGTATAGTTATTCTAATTCTGCTATTTTCTTAGGTAATCTCATAGGACCTATCACTGGCGGTTTTCTAGCATCACTCTTTGGATTAAGCAGTATCTTTATCTACGCTACGATACTCTTAGTCATTTCAGCCCTTTGGGTGAAATGGACCGTGATTCATCACATGAACCAAACGAGCGACACCAAACAGATTACAACCACTTCGCAGAATACAAACAACCCGTCCGTTTAA
- a CDS encoding twin-arginine translocase TatA/TatE family subunit has translation MQNIGVPGLILILVIALIIFGPSKLPELGRAIGSTLREFKKSTRDLVNDEEAKEKKQEPTTQDDKTA, from the coding sequence TTGCAGAATATCGGTGTACCAGGGTTAATTCTCATCTTAGTGATTGCCTTGATTATATTTGGACCTTCAAAACTACCAGAACTCGGTCGGGCAATAGGCTCAACGTTAAGAGAGTTTAAGAAGTCGACTCGAGACCTGGTCAATGACGAAGAGGCAAAGGAAAAAAAACAGGAGCCAACGACCCAAGATGATAAGACTGCATGA
- a CDS encoding PhoX family protein has protein sequence MLILSELSRRKFLTYMGSSTAALVAASSGLNALTGSASALTADHLMDGQAKGKGKPLTAPFNPIQRTWENELVLPKGYTYNIIASYGDEINAKGELFGDSADLTVYFPIDTLEGGHNAEEGLIWVNHEFPEPENYMTLLGIDPSNYDKNNLANYPELLRMQKEAVGGSVIRVKKAQDGTWSLVKDDEYNRRYDGRTPIELAGPVRGSSAVNGATEVEGTLGNCSGGRTLWNTALSCEENTTYGDSYGWPDFTDEHYGWVVEVDPFNPSKPAKKQTALGRFAHENTAMGMTEDGRVVVYMGDDKRGECFYKFISDKTFNPNNREANFDILENGTLYVANLAQQQWLSLDYDANPDLQEAFTDQADVLTHAREAARIVGGTLLDRPEDVEINPNDGTVFLSLTNNSNHGNFHGQIVRFIPADGDHGSDAFTFEVFVAGGKQSGITCPDNLHFDSNGNLWVVEDFGATEDNVYAAYKNCGVFIVPTDGKDYGEPFQFASGPLGCELTGPWLTPDEKTLFIDVQHPDTWNPYPGQTFGRSCLVAIQGGHLK, from the coding sequence GTGTTAATATTGTCTGAATTAAGTCGAAGAAAGTTTCTTACTTATATGGGAAGCAGTACAGCAGCCCTTGTGGCAGCTTCTTCTGGTCTTAATGCTTTAACAGGTTCGGCAAGCGCCTTAACGGCTGACCACCTTATGGATGGACAAGCTAAGGGGAAAGGTAAACCTCTGACAGCCCCATTTAACCCCATTCAACGGACATGGGAAAATGAACTGGTCTTACCTAAGGGATATACATACAACATCATCGCATCCTATGGGGATGAGATAAACGCTAAAGGCGAATTATTTGGCGATTCAGCCGATTTGACCGTCTATTTCCCTATCGATACTTTAGAGGGGGGACATAACGCCGAAGAAGGCTTAATCTGGGTGAATCACGAGTTTCCTGAGCCAGAAAACTACATGACACTGCTCGGCATCGACCCTTCTAATTATGACAAAAACAACTTAGCCAATTATCCCGAATTATTACGCATGCAAAAGGAAGCTGTCGGTGGCTCAGTTATCCGTGTGAAAAAAGCGCAAGATGGGACATGGTCACTCGTGAAGGATGATGAATATAATCGCCGTTACGATGGTCGCACACCTATCGAATTGGCAGGACCGGTGCGCGGAAGTTCAGCGGTCAATGGTGCCACTGAAGTAGAAGGCACGCTCGGTAACTGTAGTGGGGGACGAACACTGTGGAATACCGCCTTATCTTGTGAGGAGAACACCACGTATGGTGATTCGTATGGATGGCCTGATTTTACAGATGAACATTACGGTTGGGTAGTTGAAGTCGATCCGTTCAACCCTTCAAAACCAGCTAAGAAACAAACCGCCTTAGGACGTTTCGCTCATGAGAATACAGCGATGGGCATGACAGAGGATGGTAGAGTGGTTGTCTATATGGGTGATGACAAACGGGGGGAATGCTTCTACAAATTCATTAGTGACAAGACATTCAACCCTAATAATCGTGAGGCTAACTTTGATATTTTAGAAAACGGGACCCTCTATGTTGCAAATCTAGCTCAGCAACAATGGCTCTCACTTGATTATGATGCTAACCCTGATTTACAAGAAGCTTTTACTGATCAGGCAGACGTTCTCACCCATGCGCGTGAGGCTGCTCGTATTGTTGGAGGGACGCTGCTAGATCGACCGGAAGATGTTGAAATCAATCCCAACGACGGGACTGTATTCTTATCCTTAACGAATAATTCAAACCACGGGAATTTCCACGGCCAGATCGTAAGGTTTATACCGGCCGATGGGGATCATGGCAGTGATGCCTTTACATTTGAAGTGTTTGTAGCGGGGGGAAAACAGAGTGGAATAACCTGTCCCGATAACCTTCATTTTGATAGTAACGGTAACTTATGGGTCGTTGAGGATTTTGGTGCCACAGAGGACAATGTGTACGCAGCTTATAAAAACTGTGGTGTCTTTATCGTACCGACGGATGGTAAAGACTACGGAGAACCTTTCCAGTTTGCCTCAGGTCCTCTAGGATGTGAACTGACAGGACCATGGCTAACACCAGATGAAAAAACGTTGTTCATTGATGTCCAACATCCTGACACATGGAACCCCTATCCGGGACAAACGTTTGGAAGGTCATGCTTGGTCGCCATTCAAGGGGGCCACTTAAAATAA
- a CDS encoding FAD-binding oxidoreductase, whose amino-acid sequence MNENVWIYAKWGVGLLDKLSRILDQEQIEYEPVHLDVFGNQGKLVVYPEAETHIQQMMRMCSSYQWTCIPSGGETKKGLGGVLSQFDIRCSLSRYTGVIDHAVDDMIVSVKAGTPLKALNEQLAKTGQMVPFDSFCPEKATIGGIVAANDSGPKRMRYGAPRDHVLSMRVIHANGDVRQAGERLSDADTCNSVRVYIGSMGTLGIFSTITLKLVPIPSTRHLVLFTYKYNDTNAVRQRIRHIKQATSLEPVCLELLNQSLASAVNAQVSADNEALKQMWPEHDNDDGHNDSSQNDSQNDSQNDSQNDRHGGNVSYVLAVGFEGEQRMVEAQVQDLLSEQKDCQAVLTLDTPETDAWWKSFSHLYPNCSHIRYPTAQRPEHIHIGLKIGVKPVEAVDVLLTLDILAEELDVRVLSHASAGTGLIKAYLTGTTEQLRAYVQKCRGFYRGSNRYVIVSHAPLTFRQNVYPWGAHPSYIDFMLDIKNKMDPDHVLSPKRLMIGGV is encoded by the coding sequence ATGAATGAGAACGTATGGATCTATGCGAAATGGGGTGTGGGCTTGCTAGACAAGTTATCTAGAATTCTGGATCAGGAACAGATAGAGTACGAACCCGTTCATTTAGATGTTTTTGGGAATCAAGGTAAACTCGTCGTTTACCCTGAAGCAGAAACACACATTCAGCAGATGATGCGGATGTGCTCCTCTTATCAGTGGACGTGTATCCCATCCGGTGGGGAAACCAAAAAAGGATTAGGCGGGGTTTTATCCCAATTCGATATACGCTGCTCGCTATCTAGATATACAGGCGTCATTGACCACGCAGTAGACGATATGATTGTCAGTGTTAAAGCTGGTACACCACTGAAAGCACTGAACGAACAGCTGGCCAAAACGGGGCAAATGGTTCCTTTTGACTCCTTTTGTCCTGAGAAAGCGACGATCGGAGGTATTGTGGCAGCCAACGATAGTGGTCCGAAGCGCATGCGTTACGGCGCCCCACGTGATCACGTGCTTAGCATGAGGGTGATTCATGCAAACGGTGATGTGCGACAAGCTGGCGAGAGATTGAGTGATGCTGACACATGCAACAGTGTGAGAGTGTATATCGGTTCGATGGGGACCTTAGGCATCTTTTCTACCATAACCTTGAAGCTAGTACCGATCCCTAGCACGAGACACCTCGTGCTTTTCACTTACAAGTACAATGATACAAATGCGGTACGGCAACGCATACGACACATCAAACAGGCTACATCTCTTGAACCTGTTTGTTTGGAACTTCTCAATCAAAGTTTAGCGTCGGCGGTAAACGCGCAAGTATCAGCTGACAACGAAGCGTTAAAACAAATGTGGCCAGAACATGATAACGATGATGGTCACAATGACAGCAGTCAAAATGACAGTCAAAATGACAGTCAAAATGACAGTCAAAATGACAGGCACGGGGGCAACGTGTCCTACGTACTCGCTGTCGGTTTCGAGGGTGAACAACGAATGGTTGAGGCACAGGTGCAGGACCTACTGTCTGAGCAAAAAGACTGTCAAGCAGTGCTAACCCTGGATACACCGGAAACTGATGCATGGTGGAAATCATTTTCACACTTGTATCCTAATTGCAGCCATATCCGCTATCCGACGGCCCAACGTCCTGAGCATATACATATTGGTTTGAAAATTGGGGTGAAACCGGTGGAGGCGGTTGATGTATTGCTAACGCTAGATATACTCGCAGAAGAACTGGATGTAAGAGTGTTGTCACACGCTAGTGCTGGGACAGGGCTCATCAAGGCTTATCTCACAGGCACGACTGAACAACTAAGAGCTTACGTACAGAAGTGTCGGGGATTCTACCGAGGGTCGAACCGTTATGTTATCGTCAGTCACGCGCCTCTAACTTTCAGGCAGAACGTGTACCCGTGGGGGGCACATCCTTCATATATCGACTTCATGCTGGATATAAAAAACAAGATGGACCCTGATCATGTTCTCAGCCCTAAACGTTTGATGATAGGAGGAGTGTAA
- a CDS encoding DUF4179 domain-containing protein — protein MDDFKNVTDRLQEDSKTPQLPDQLDCYIAKGMTKARTHKGRITKRRWFATAIACMLIMAMVTSVRVSPAFAQFISQLPGGQTIVDLVHYDKGLQDALDHDYAIPVGVSDEHFGLRLTIEGMTIDESRIVLFYSVTNKRDFETVTLSALSFGDTLKKYSLGLGTTHDFTEENTVYGKVDIHLSEQAELPDVLAVEAKLRAENEARYVDTSDVSWRMAIPIDRASFEGLQEHFELDKTVEFAGQKVTFKEVTIYPTRTLLRVTYDEENEYQIFSLEGLSMTNEKGQRWEMTSEGVTGTQYSDDDRTYHLDSSFFHESEHLYLEVPRVRALPKSETEMIIDTHKDEIVKAPRGLNLEVTSEDLSGVKWYEFEVPLDPTFDRTDITYQYIDRSVKNKMGEEVAYVNAISGGYNDGEGQSFGIKKPNTAEEHIVLKIIDYPNRLHGDVQIQIK, from the coding sequence ATGGATGACTTCAAGAACGTGACGGATCGCTTACAAGAAGATTCAAAAACACCCCAACTTCCGGATCAGTTAGATTGCTACATTGCTAAAGGAATGACGAAGGCGCGTACACACAAAGGACGCATAACAAAACGTCGCTGGTTTGCTACAGCCATCGCATGTATGCTTATCATGGCCATGGTGACATCCGTACGTGTGTCACCTGCGTTTGCCCAGTTCATTAGTCAGTTACCCGGGGGCCAAACTATTGTTGATTTGGTTCATTATGATAAAGGATTACAAGACGCCCTTGATCATGATTATGCGATCCCTGTTGGTGTATCAGATGAGCATTTTGGGCTCCGTTTGACGATCGAAGGAATGACGATTGATGAGTCTCGCATCGTTCTATTTTACTCTGTGACTAATAAAAGAGATTTTGAAACGGTCACTTTGAGTGCGCTTTCGTTCGGGGACACACTTAAGAAATACAGCCTTGGATTAGGCACCACTCACGATTTCACAGAAGAAAATACAGTCTATGGTAAGGTGGATATTCACCTATCTGAACAAGCTGAGCTCCCGGACGTTTTAGCTGTAGAGGCTAAACTTCGTGCAGAAAATGAGGCTCGTTACGTGGACACAAGTGATGTGTCATGGCGAATGGCGATCCCTATTGACCGTGCATCATTCGAAGGTTTACAGGAACACTTCGAACTTGACAAAACGGTTGAATTTGCTGGCCAAAAAGTGACATTCAAGGAAGTAACCATCTACCCTACACGCACGCTCCTTCGTGTCACCTATGATGAAGAGAATGAGTATCAAATCTTTAGTCTTGAAGGGTTATCGATGACAAACGAAAAAGGCCAGCGTTGGGAAATGACTTCTGAGGGTGTAACAGGTACACAGTATAGCGATGATGATCGAACCTATCACCTCGATAGCAGCTTCTTTCACGAGTCCGAGCATTTGTACCTTGAGGTCCCTCGAGTCAGAGCCCTACCCAAAAGTGAAACAGAGATGATCATTGACACACACAAGGATGAGATCGTAAAAGCACCTAGAGGCTTGAACTTAGAGGTAACTTCCGAAGACTTGTCCGGCGTAAAGTGGTACGAATTTGAAGTTCCTCTCGACCCAACTTTTGACCGCACGGATATCACTTACCAATATATCGATCGTTCCGTTAAAAACAAGATGGGAGAAGAGGTGGCATATGTGAATGCTATCTCTGGCGGTTACAATGATGGAGAGGGACAATCCTTTGGGATAAAAAAACCTAACACAGCCGAAGAGCACATCGTCCTCAAAATCATTGACTACCCCAACAGACTCCATGGTGACGTCCAGATTCAAATTAAATGA
- the msrA gene encoding peptide-methionine (S)-S-oxide reductase MsrA codes for MSEETSQQQTELATFAGGCFWCMVSPFEEMDGIISVVSGYTGGHTENPTYQEVCSETTGHYEAVQITFDPKRFPYEDLLDIYWQQIDPTDPGGQFADRGQSYQTVIFCHTEEQKEKAEASKKALEESGKFKKPIVTKILPASTFYAAEDYHQDFHKKNAFRYALYRKGSGREEFLKKHWSKDRSHLKEKLTDMQYYVTQENGTEPPFRNEYWNNTGEGIYVDIVSGEPLFSSKDQYDAGCGWPSFTRPILDAVIKENMDLSHNMTRTEVRSKDADSHLGHVFDDGPGPEGLRYCINSAALRFIPKEDLEKEGYGDFLILFRN; via the coding sequence ATGAGCGAAGAGACGTCTCAGCAACAAACGGAGCTAGCCACTTTTGCCGGAGGATGCTTCTGGTGTATGGTGTCTCCTTTTGAAGAAATGGACGGTATTATCAGTGTGGTTTCAGGTTATACAGGCGGACATACCGAGAATCCTACGTATCAAGAGGTATGTTCTGAAACAACGGGACATTACGAAGCAGTACAGATCACGTTCGATCCTAAACGATTCCCCTACGAAGACCTATTAGATATTTATTGGCAACAAATCGACCCGACAGACCCAGGTGGACAGTTTGCTGACAGGGGTCAGTCGTACCAAACCGTTATTTTTTGTCACACAGAAGAGCAAAAAGAGAAAGCGGAAGCGTCTAAAAAAGCACTCGAAGAGAGTGGCAAATTCAAAAAGCCGATTGTGACCAAAATCCTACCAGCGAGTACATTCTATGCAGCAGAGGATTACCATCAGGATTTTCATAAAAAGAACGCATTTCGTTATGCGTTGTATCGTAAAGGATCAGGTCGAGAAGAGTTTCTGAAAAAGCATTGGTCCAAAGATCGTTCCCATCTCAAAGAAAAACTGACAGACATGCAATACTATGTTACACAGGAGAACGGGACAGAACCGCCCTTCCGAAATGAATATTGGAATAACACTGGAGAAGGGATTTATGTTGACATTGTGTCCGGTGAACCTCTATTTAGCTCTAAAGATCAATATGATGCTGGCTGTGGATGGCCAAGTTTTACGCGACCCATACTTGATGCTGTCATTAAGGAAAACATGGATTTGAGCCATAACATGACGCGTACAGAAGTAAGAAGTAAAGATGCAGATTCTCATCTTGGACATGTCTTCGATGACGGACCTGGACCTGAGGGCCTACGTTATTGTATTAACTCTGCGGCCTTACGTTTCATACCTAAGGAAGACCTAGAAAAAGAAGGTTATGGTGACTTCCTGATTCTATTTAGAAATTAG
- a CDS encoding FAD-binding oxidoreductase: MSRIDGSDHTTEQTSLQSQQSQTEERDTNKHNEERHNGLRRLVKQLTRQWRPSEEEAGEHVKALISMIKEDNVLYRKQDLLRVGFGIDDKASDQENVTANLPLAIIYPQCTQDVQHVLRYLDKHRLAYHFYETGALTSGRADVTPSGGEVLVSLAKMDRLLKIDDENEAVVVQPGFNLLDLPQGISVNTPQDVPNAWRERGSQVFRPKGNSEHRAENETERGGLYHSIIGAEVVRPNGEVLTIGGVLDPPGYDLLGVIIELDVSDHRKMGVITSLTLRMKKVRSPKTISSSKVTCIEDFQV, encoded by the coding sequence TTGAGCCGCATAGATGGAAGTGATCACACCACCGAACAGACATCCTTACAATCACAACAATCACAAACCGAGGAAAGAGATACCAATAAGCATAACGAAGAAAGACATAACGGATTAAGAAGATTAGTTAAACAACTGACTCGTCAGTGGAGACCCTCGGAGGAGGAAGCTGGTGAACATGTTAAGGCACTCATATCAATGATAAAAGAAGACAACGTGCTGTATCGCAAACAGGACTTACTTAGGGTAGGGTTCGGTATTGACGATAAGGCAAGTGATCAGGAGAACGTGACCGCGAACCTTCCCCTCGCTATCATCTACCCGCAGTGTACACAAGATGTTCAGCACGTCTTACGGTATCTAGACAAACATCGTCTTGCCTACCATTTCTATGAGACAGGGGCGCTTACGAGTGGTCGTGCTGACGTTACACCATCGGGTGGAGAAGTGTTGGTGAGCCTTGCCAAAATGGATCGTCTCTTAAAGATCGATGATGAGAACGAAGCAGTGGTTGTTCAGCCTGGTTTTAATCTTTTAGATCTACCACAGGGGATATCGGTGAATACCCCCCAAGATGTACCCAACGCTTGGCGAGAGAGGGGGTCTCAGGTGTTCCGTCCCAAGGGAAATAGTGAACATCGGGCTGAAAATGAGACAGAGAGAGGAGGGCTTTATCATAGCATCATAGGGGCGGAAGTCGTACGGCCTAACGGGGAGGTCCTTACGATAGGGGGCGTATTGGACCCACCCGGATATGATCTGTTAGGGGTCATCATTGAACTGGATGTTTCAGACCATAGAAAAATGGGTGTCATCACTTCTCTTACACTACGCATGAAGAAAGTCAGATCCCCAAAGACAATCAGCTCCTCGAAAGTGACCTGCATTGAGGACTTTCAAGTTTAG
- a CDS encoding bifunctional transcriptional activator/DNA repair enzyme AdaA — MKNAQLSTNVMWEAVVACDDTFDGRFLYAVKTTQIFCRPSCQSKTPHFENVCFFDEANEAIKAGFRPCKRCQPQKHGEQYDPHHELVTEVREMLEQHYQDDITLADLAHVVGASPSYLNRVFKHKTGRTPRLYLEALRIEKAKTLLSTTSFNNTQICYQVGYLSLSSFYHKFKRYTGFTPRQYRKKY; from the coding sequence ATGAAAAACGCTCAACTATCAACTAATGTGATGTGGGAAGCAGTAGTGGCTTGTGATGACACGTTTGACGGACGTTTTCTCTATGCGGTGAAAACGACGCAAATCTTCTGTCGACCGTCATGTCAGTCTAAAACCCCGCATTTTGAAAACGTATGTTTTTTTGATGAAGCTAACGAGGCCATAAAAGCAGGATTTCGTCCCTGTAAAAGGTGTCAGCCCCAAAAGCATGGTGAGCAATATGACCCTCATCATGAACTCGTCACTGAAGTGAGAGAAATGCTCGAACAACACTACCAGGATGACATAACGTTAGCAGATCTTGCTCACGTAGTCGGGGCCAGTCCGTCTTATCTTAATCGTGTATTTAAGCACAAAACTGGACGGACCCCGCGTTTATATCTTGAAGCTCTCAGGATTGAAAAAGCGAAAACGCTTCTCTCAACAACATCATTTAATAATACACAGATTTGTTATCAAGTGGGGTACCTCAGTTTGTCTAGTTTCTATCATAAGTTTAAGCGCTATACCGGCTTCACGCCTCGCCAGTATCGCAAAAAGTATTAA
- the tatC gene encoding twin-arginine translocase subunit TatC, with the protein MDLVGHLEELRKRLMITFGTFIVFLGLSFVFVQDVYDWLVKDIPVKLAILGPSDILWVYFVLSGVLAIAITIPVAAHQLWLFIRPALNEQEQKITLAYIPALFILFLLGIGFGYILIFPLVFDFLLTMSEGMFMDFFTAEKYFRFLVSMTLPFGFLFELPVVIMFLTRMGIIDPNQLMRIRKYAYFVLIVISVVITPPDFLSDILVIIPLFFLYECSILLSKVVYRRKQDKTELVA; encoded by the coding sequence ATGGACCTCGTAGGTCATTTAGAAGAGTTACGAAAGCGATTGATGATAACGTTCGGTACCTTTATTGTTTTCTTAGGCCTATCTTTTGTGTTTGTACAGGATGTTTATGACTGGCTCGTCAAAGACATTCCAGTGAAACTGGCTATATTAGGCCCTAGTGATATATTATGGGTCTATTTCGTGCTTTCGGGTGTGTTGGCCATAGCGATCACGATACCCGTTGCCGCACACCAATTGTGGCTGTTCATACGCCCCGCCCTAAATGAACAAGAACAGAAAATAACGCTTGCTTATATACCGGCCCTATTCATCCTCTTTCTTCTCGGCATAGGGTTCGGGTACATCCTTATCTTTCCGCTCGTCTTTGATTTCCTTCTTACAATGTCAGAAGGGATGTTTATGGATTTTTTCACTGCTGAGAAGTATTTTCGTTTTCTGGTGAGTATGACATTGCCGTTTGGCTTTTTGTTTGAATTGCCTGTTGTTATCATGTTTTTAACGCGTATGGGTATCATAGATCCTAATCAATTAATGAGAATACGAAAATACGCTTACTTCGTGCTTATCGTCATTTCTGTGGTCATCACCCCGCCTGATTTTCTGTCTGATATATTGGTGATCATTCCTTTATTCTTTTTATATGAGTGTAGTATTTTACTATCTAAAGTGGTTTATCGTCGAAAACAAGATAAGACAGAGCTCGTAGCCTAA
- a CDS encoding amino acid permease gives MVNRTIGLYQGIALYVASILGSGVLFISGVTANVAGPASILSWLIVIMFSFPLAYTFACLSRDYPDAGGVATFVRNAFGFHMGHIVGWFYFLTAAVGQTIVSLTGAFYLTHAFDLSDMGRIITAVCVLMLAGVTNYYGVKVSGKVALYISALLLILLLIVVLISLPHMKWNNFTPFVSEGMFAIGTAVTLIFWSFFGWEAICNLAPHFKSPKITIPRSTMISVILIGALFLALSVVTIGTETYGEAESNLSPLGVILEQTLGVGAKKGTAIIALIIALGTTNAYVASLTQLGYSLSKDGAFPRFLSVREPTNHVPRRMVIFVVIFAISGLMMTELLSLTFSDILFIPTSLGLFVYIFCMAAGVKLFVKRTRPWWCSLISAIFCFSVLPFFELYILVPVFVFMGYVIYIKCHNRTALKKRRGRHEKRSTIN, from the coding sequence GTGGTTAATAGGACTATTGGATTGTACCAAGGGATTGCGCTTTACGTTGCGTCAATTTTAGGTTCTGGTGTTCTGTTCATATCGGGAGTGACGGCCAATGTAGCAGGACCAGCGTCAATTTTATCTTGGCTTATCGTCATAATGTTTAGCTTTCCTCTTGCTTATACTTTTGCTTGCTTATCACGTGATTACCCAGACGCCGGAGGGGTAGCGACCTTTGTTCGGAATGCATTCGGATTTCACATGGGTCATATTGTCGGATGGTTTTATTTTCTGACCGCAGCAGTAGGACAAACGATCGTATCTCTCACCGGTGCGTTTTATCTTACTCATGCCTTCGATCTGTCAGACATGGGGCGGATAATAACAGCAGTATGTGTATTAATGTTAGCGGGTGTGACTAATTATTACGGAGTGAAAGTGAGTGGAAAAGTAGCTCTATATATCAGCGCACTACTACTGATCTTACTTTTAATCGTCGTACTTATATCACTCCCACATATGAAGTGGAACAACTTTACACCATTTGTGTCAGAAGGTATGTTTGCTATAGGGACAGCCGTTACTTTAATATTTTGGTCTTTTTTCGGATGGGAAGCCATCTGTAATCTGGCTCCTCATTTTAAATCACCAAAGATAACCATCCCAAGGAGCACTATGATCAGCGTTATCCTTATAGGTGCGTTGTTCTTAGCACTAAGTGTGGTGACGATTGGGACAGAGACATACGGTGAGGCTGAAAGCAATCTCTCACCCTTAGGTGTGATCTTAGAACAAACGTTAGGTGTTGGCGCTAAAAAAGGGACGGCTATTATTGCTCTTATTATTGCTTTAGGTACCACCAACGCGTATGTTGCCAGTTTAACGCAACTAGGCTACTCTTTAAGTAAGGATGGTGCATTTCCTAGATTCCTATCTGTTAGAGAACCTACAAATCATGTTCCTAGACGTATGGTTATATTTGTCGTCATCTTTGCCATCAGTGGTTTAATGATGACCGAACTACTTTCTCTTACTTTTAGTGATATCTTATTCATACCGACATCCTTAGGCCTATTCGTCTATATATTTTGTATGGCGGCAGGCGTCAAGCTTTTTGTAAAACGTACACGTCCTTGGTGGTGTTCACTCATATCCGCTATATTTTGTTTCTCAGTCCTTCCGTTCTTTGAACTTTACATTCTTGTACCAGTGTTCGTTTTCATGGGTTATGTCATATATATTAAGTGCCATAATCGAACAGCGTTAAAGAAAAGGAGAGGACGTCATGAAAAACGCTCAACTATCAACTAA